From Desulforhopalus sp., one genomic window encodes:
- a CDS encoding SCO family protein — translation MKVSFRALVIISLLVVALGAAHPDALLWAHGGEEHGADAAEILSGEGSLDPSEWVAEKAGQYLPLDLQFTDESGLPIRLDAIIDRPTIILPTYYFCPNGCSLNLANLAGAVGGMTARSGKDYRVIALSFNDVEGPKDAVRAKNNYLKLLPENFPASEWRFLTGSSEAIKAATDALGFRFQRLNDQTFIHPAALMIVAADGKIIRYVYGSFVAGDIDLAVSAAASGTPIMSVRRLLGFCFNYDPHGKSGLITTVKIIVLMVFAGIVIGVFLFYRRRGRGVATADKAHRGP, via the coding sequence GTGAAGGTTTCGTTCAGAGCTCTGGTCATTATATCGCTCCTGGTTGTGGCGCTTGGCGCGGCGCATCCGGACGCCCTTCTCTGGGCACATGGTGGCGAAGAACATGGGGCGGACGCTGCAGAGATCCTCAGTGGAGAAGGGAGTCTCGACCCTTCAGAATGGGTGGCTGAAAAAGCCGGGCAATATCTGCCTCTTGATCTGCAATTCACCGACGAATCCGGGCTCCCCATTCGCCTTGACGCCATCATTGACCGGCCGACCATCATCCTGCCCACCTATTACTTCTGTCCGAATGGCTGTAGTCTTAATCTGGCCAATCTGGCCGGGGCGGTGGGCGGCATGACCGCCCGCTCAGGCAAGGATTACCGGGTTATTGCCCTCAGTTTCAATGATGTCGAAGGCCCGAAAGATGCGGTGCGGGCCAAAAATAACTACCTGAAACTTCTGCCCGAAAATTTTCCTGCTAGCGAGTGGCGGTTTCTTACCGGCAGCAGTGAGGCGATCAAGGCAGCGACCGACGCACTTGGTTTTCGTTTTCAAAGGCTCAATGATCAGACCTTCATCCACCCGGCGGCGCTGATGATTGTCGCCGCCGACGGCAAGATCATTCGCTACGTCTATGGTTCTTTTGTGGCGGGAGATATCGATCTCGCCGTGTCGGCCGCGGCAAGCGGTACACCGATCATGTCGGTGCGGCGGCTGCTCGGCTTTTGTTTTAATTACGATCCGCACGGGAAGTCCGGATTGATCACGACGGTGAAGATCATTGTACTGATGGTTTTTGCCGGTATTGTTATTGGGGTTTTTCTTTTTTACCGACGCAGGGGCCGGGGAGTTGCTACAGCTGACAAGGCCCATAGAGGGCCTTGA